One part of the Neoarius graeffei isolate fNeoGra1 chromosome 2, fNeoGra1.pri, whole genome shotgun sequence genome encodes these proteins:
- the LOC132874192 gene encoding interleukin-17B-like: MGRFWNGLLMVLMLADILVMALARKEGKARRCKVESKENPQPQHNATAFQIPLDPILSGDHTAGTGEPEVDFDKAIDDMVSQVRNNPALSKSKCVVDRHLWMSNSRSLSPWSYRINHDENRRPVDIPEAKCACVGCINPFTMQEDRSMTSVLIYAKIPVRRLQCPRKKKKKCVPRFRTVVESIAVGCTCIAG; encoded by the exons ATGGGCAGATTTTGGAACGGG ctGTTAATGGTGCTGATGCTGGCGGATATTTTGGTCATGGCGCTGGCGCGTAAAGAAGGCAAAGCGCGGAGGTGTAAAGTGGAGAGCAAGGAGAACCCGCAGCCGCAGCACAATGCCACTGCTTTCCAGATCCCCCTCGACCCCATACTATCCGGAGACCACACAGCCGGAACCGGAGAACCCGAGGTGGACTTCGACAAGGCCATAGATGACATGGTGTCCCAGGTGAGGAACAATCCGGCTCTGTCCAAAAGCAAGTGTGTGGTGGACCGCCATCTGTGGATGTCCAACAGCCGGAGTCTCTCCCCGTGGTCATACAG GATTAATCACGACGAGAACCGCAGGCCTGTTGACATACCGGAGGCCAAGTGTGCATGTGTGGGCTGCATTAACCCCTTCACCATGCAGGAGGACCGTTCCATGACCAGCGTGCTCATCTACGCCAAGATTCCTGTGCGGAGGCTGCAGTGTCcccgcaagaagaagaagaagtgcgtGCCGCGTTTCCGCACCGTGGTGGAGAGCATCGCCGTGGGCTGCACGTGCATCGCAGGGTGA